From Allofrancisella guangzhouensis, a single genomic window includes:
- a CDS encoding lysophospholipid acyltransferase family protein, whose product MKSFLKKIWNILMWARMTAFQLYSFAVIGGCSILINTFAFFKLPLSWRMAVCYVWTYLYWIGMLVFLQVFIRVTGKANIDKDYPCIYISKHQSMLETFMFYGLIGKCHFIMKKELFDTPIFGSAMRNLGSIAIDRDKPRESLKKVVTEGKESLANGINVVIFPEGTRVKVGEYPEFQRSAMKLASDANVFIIPVAHNFGRFFPKNWSEVIKPGVARMDFGKRIDPNNYDSKELTSLCHKVINEKTKEFNG is encoded by the coding sequence ATGAAATCTTTTCTAAAAAAGATTTGGAATATTTTAATGTGGGCAAGGATGACAGCTTTTCAGCTTTATTCTTTTGCTGTGATTGGTGGCTGCAGTATTCTTATAAATACTTTTGCTTTTTTTAAGTTGCCATTATCTTGGAGAATGGCTGTATGCTACGTTTGGACATACCTTTATTGGATAGGAATGTTAGTGTTTTTACAAGTTTTTATCCGTGTTACAGGTAAGGCTAATATAGATAAAGATTATCCTTGTATATATATCTCAAAACACCAATCGATGCTTGAAACTTTTATGTTTTATGGACTTATTGGGAAATGCCATTTTATAATGAAAAAAGAGCTTTTTGATACTCCTATATTTGGCTCTGCTATGCGAAATTTAGGTAGCATAGCCATAGATAGAGATAAGCCTAGAGAATCTTTAAAAAAGGTTGTTACAGAAGGTAAAGAGAGTTTAGCAAATGGAATAAACGTTGTAATTTTTCCAGAAGGTACAAGAGTTAAGGTAGGAGAATACCCAGAATTTCAGCGTTCAGCTATGAAGTTAGCTTCTGATGCAAATGTTTTTATAATACCTGTAGCACATAATTTTGGTAGGTTTTTTCCAAAAAACTGGTCCGAAGTTATCAAACCAGGAGTAGCTAGAATGGATTTTGGTAAAAGAATAGACCCTAACAATTATGATTCAAAAGAGCTAACTAGCCTTTGCCATAAGGTTATTAATGAAAAAACAAAAGAGTTTAATGGTTAA
- the nhaA gene encoding Na+/H+ antiporter NhaA has product MSVPSNKQEVISGLVLFTAAIVAIVVNNTPLSLYYGMLETVNAKIGIGNLIIDKNLIHWVNDGLMAIYFLYVGLEIKRESLVGALSKPTNVIVPAIAAFLGLLVPSLIYLLININYPTFIAGWAIPSATDIAFTLGILALLGSRVSPTLKLLVVTIAIFDDIAAIVIIAIFYTTDLSVSSLLLGTMFIGLMFICNFVFKIKRISLYVVLGFFAWACTIKSGVHATLAGFATAMCIPFQNKNDKESPVRFMEESLHPWVVYFILPVFAFANAGINFSGITFSMLFQPITLGIILGLFIGKQLGIFTILFIFKKTKFFPMSKNLSNAQLYGIGLVCGIGFTMSLFIGTLAFDSNQTLNLVKLGVLTGSILSGIFGYVVLRLVTCKASKCTSN; this is encoded by the coding sequence ATGAGTGTACCGTCTAACAAGCAGGAAGTTATTAGTGGCTTAGTACTTTTTACAGCAGCTATAGTGGCCATTGTAGTAAATAATACTCCTTTATCTTTATATTACGGTATGCTTGAAACTGTAAATGCCAAAATAGGTATAGGTAATCTAATTATAGATAAAAACCTAATACACTGGGTAAATGATGGCCTAATGGCTATCTATTTCCTATATGTTGGTTTAGAAATAAAAAGAGAATCATTAGTTGGGGCTTTATCAAAACCAACAAATGTAATCGTCCCAGCAATAGCAGCTTTTTTAGGCTTACTAGTACCATCTTTAATATATCTACTTATAAATATAAATTATCCTACCTTTATAGCTGGTTGGGCTATCCCCTCAGCAACAGACATAGCCTTTACACTGGGAATTTTAGCTTTGCTTGGTTCTAGGGTATCACCTACTCTTAAACTACTAGTTGTAACTATAGCTATTTTTGATGATATTGCAGCGATTGTTATCATCGCTATATTTTATACAACTGATTTATCTGTATCTTCATTACTTTTAGGGACAATGTTTATTGGATTGATGTTTATTTGTAATTTTGTATTCAAAATTAAAAGAATTTCTTTATATGTTGTACTAGGTTTTTTTGCTTGGGCTTGTACTATTAAATCAGGTGTGCATGCTACTTTAGCAGGGTTTGCAACTGCGATGTGTATCCCTTTTCAAAATAAAAACGATAAAGAATCTCCTGTTAGGTTTATGGAAGAATCATTACATCCTTGGGTTGTATATTTTATATTACCAGTATTTGCTTTTGCTAACGCTGGAATTAATTTTTCTGGAATTACCTTTTCGATGCTCTTTCAGCCTATAACTTTAGGGATCATTTTAGGTTTGTTTATAGGTAAGCAATTAGGGATATTTACTATTTTATTTATCTTTAAAAAAACTAAATTTTTCCCTATGTCTAAGAACCTATCAAACGCTCAACTATATGGAATAGGCTTAGTATGTGGCATAGGTTTCACAATGAGTTTGTTTATAGGTACACTTGCCTTTGACAGCAATCAAACTCTAAACCTTGTCAAGCTAGGAGTACTAACAGGTTCTATACTATCTGGAATATTCGGATATGTTGTATTAAGATTAGTCACTTGTAAAGCTAGTAAATGTACTTCTAATTAA
- a CDS encoding 2-hydroxyacid dehydrogenase produces the protein MKIFFYSTKKYDKEYFSKLNSNHQLTFGDYPLGQETVIFAKGYDAVCIFVNDVCDATVLDKLGKIGVKNVLLRCAGFNNVDIAHAKSLGMKVARVPAYSPFSVAEHTLALLLCLNRKIHKAYNRVKESNFNIEGLEGFDIHQKTIGIIGFGNIGKAFAQIMSGFGGKILIYDPYADTTTVPNYVTFVDDKNKLFTEADIISLHCPLNEDTKYIIDQEALDLINPSAFIINTSRGALINTKTIIKALKSKSIAGLAIDVYEYEKDIFFRDMSGEILTDDIFERLLTFPNVLVTAHQAFLTKEALEGIANTTLNNASLMEELKRDSNFCD, from the coding sequence TAAACTCTAATCATCAACTAACTTTTGGTGATTATCCTTTAGGCCAAGAAACTGTTATTTTCGCTAAAGGCTATGATGCTGTGTGTATCTTTGTAAATGATGTTTGTGATGCAACTGTATTAGATAAACTTGGCAAGATTGGAGTCAAAAATGTTCTCCTGAGGTGTGCTGGTTTTAATAATGTTGATATTGCTCATGCTAAAAGTCTAGGTATGAAAGTTGCCAGAGTACCAGCATATTCTCCTTTTTCAGTGGCAGAGCATACTTTAGCTTTGCTTTTATGTTTAAACCGTAAAATACATAAAGCTTATAACAGAGTTAAGGAAAGCAACTTTAATATAGAAGGACTTGAAGGTTTTGATATTCATCAAAAAACTATAGGTATAATAGGATTTGGTAATATAGGGAAAGCTTTTGCTCAAATTATGTCTGGATTTGGTGGAAAAATATTGATTTATGACCCTTATGCTGATACAACTACAGTTCCAAACTATGTGACTTTTGTTGATGATAAAAATAAACTTTTTACTGAGGCTGATATTATAAGTTTACATTGTCCACTTAACGAAGACACTAAATATATAATTGACCAAGAAGCCCTTGATTTAATAAACCCTTCCGCATTTATAATCAATACAAGTCGTGGAGCTTTGATTAATACTAAAACTATTATAAAAGCTCTTAAATCTAAATCTATTGCTGGGTTAGCAATAGATGTCTATGAGTATGAAAAAGATATTTTCTTTAGAGATATGTCTGGAGAAATCTTGACGGATGATATTTTTGAAAGACTTCTCACGTTTCCAAATGTTTTAGTAACTGCTCATCAAGCTTTTCTAACTAAAGAAGCTCTGGAAGGGATTGCAAATACAACGTTAAATAATGCTTCTTTAATGGAGGAGTTAAAAAGAGATTCTAATTTTTGCGATTAG
- a CDS encoding endonuclease/exonuclease/phosphatase family protein, which produces MFRANSFQEFQNKFCLMSWNTFKIDYKNPQAFRSYIKSIHYEHNVDIFCLQEAVYHSDTVFPIENFNINFASNIVLRNHNYGVATVSHYPVDKNIKILTTHRESVIKTHKASLISHVKINDKKIVVVNIHAINFKSNKVYEYEFQKIKQIIDPLKYKNPIIIAGDFNTWNRKRVKLIKDFCREFKFKTAFLDEPELVKSFQKNHLDFILYRGLKLDKACVLDCKKISDHNPIIAGFIIE; this is translated from the coding sequence ATGTTTAGAGCAAACTCTTTTCAAGAATTCCAAAATAAATTCTGTTTAATGAGTTGGAACACTTTTAAGATAGACTATAAAAATCCCCAAGCGTTCAGGTCTTATATAAAAAGTATACATTACGAACATAATGTAGATATCTTCTGCCTACAAGAAGCTGTCTACCATAGTGATACCGTATTCCCAATAGAGAATTTTAATATAAATTTTGCCTCTAACATCGTCTTAAGAAATCATAATTACGGTGTGGCAACTGTAAGCCATTATCCTGTGGATAAAAATATTAAAATTCTTACAACACATCGAGAGTCTGTTATAAAAACTCACAAAGCTTCTTTAATAAGTCATGTTAAAATCAATGATAAAAAAATAGTAGTAGTAAATATTCATGCTATAAATTTTAAAAGTAATAAGGTTTATGAGTATGAGTTTCAAAAAATAAAACAAATCATCGACCCTCTAAAGTATAAAAATCCTATCATAATAGCTGGCGATTTTAATACTTGGAACAGAAAAAGAGTAAAGCTAATAAAAGATTTTTGTCGAGAGTTTAAGTTTAAAACAGCTTTTTTAGATGAGCCTGAACTTGTAAAATCTTTTCAAAAAAATCACCTTGATTTTATTCTCTACAGGGGTCTAAAATTAGATAAAGCTTGTGTTTTAGATTGTAAAAAAATATCTGACCACAATCCAATAATTGCTGGGTTTATTATTGAATAA
- a CDS encoding MFS transporter: MVKQLTPSQRKKTIFITNLGAVLEWFEFSLYGYLSTYLSILFFPKEDQTVALITVFGIFAASYIMRPLGGFFFGSLGDRFGRRYAITLSMMLMCVPMLIMTIMPTYASGGIWAIFILLFARMLQGFSVGGEYSGVLVALAESASSRYRGFTTALAGLASQIGVIISASTIGVLSTFLTKEQMLAYGWRIAFGVGLILAAVSIILQKKAKETPFFKSIKNEDQLSKTPLKDALKGPKMPLVWTFVITGYVGIAYYMMATFLPNILITSREFDVNKIMFITVIVSTLYAVVLPIFGWLSDIWGRKPFLYIPIILIVILSFPMFIFFNKGNLKSILVLELILALLISAMTAAFQIAVTELFPTSHRYSGMSAAYNLGNALFAGTTPMICIWLISLTNSSYAPAFYLAITSIITLGVIYKMPETVSSANF; this comes from the coding sequence ATGGTAAAACAATTAACTCCAAGCCAACGAAAAAAAACTATTTTTATAACGAACCTTGGAGCAGTTTTAGAATGGTTTGAGTTTAGCCTTTATGGTTATCTTTCTACCTACTTAAGTATACTGTTTTTCCCAAAGGAAGATCAAACTGTAGCTTTGATTACAGTATTTGGTATCTTTGCAGCTAGTTACATTATGCGACCTCTTGGAGGTTTCTTTTTTGGATCATTGGGAGATAGGTTTGGTAGGCGTTATGCAATTACATTAAGTATGATGCTTATGTGTGTGCCTATGTTGATCATGACAATTATGCCAACTTATGCGTCTGGGGGAATATGGGCTATTTTTATATTACTTTTTGCCCGTATGCTTCAAGGGTTCTCTGTAGGCGGTGAATATTCCGGGGTATTAGTAGCTTTAGCAGAGAGCGCTTCAAGTAGATATCGTGGATTTACAACAGCTTTAGCTGGATTAGCTTCACAAATAGGTGTTATTATTAGTGCCTCGACAATTGGCGTTTTATCTACTTTTTTGACTAAAGAACAAATGCTAGCATATGGCTGGCGTATAGCTTTTGGTGTTGGTTTAATATTAGCTGCTGTGTCAATAATTTTACAGAAAAAAGCAAAAGAAACCCCATTTTTTAAGAGCATAAAAAATGAAGACCAACTAAGTAAAACTCCTTTAAAAGATGCTTTAAAAGGTCCTAAAATGCCCCTTGTATGGACCTTTGTAATAACAGGATACGTGGGAATTGCTTATTATATGATGGCTACTTTTTTACCCAATATTTTGATTACTAGTAGAGAATTTGATGTAAATAAGATAATGTTTATAACTGTAATAGTATCAACTCTATACGCTGTAGTGTTGCCTATCTTCGGGTGGTTATCAGATATATGGGGAAGAAAACCATTTTTATACATCCCTATAATCCTAATTGTTATCTTAAGCTTTCCGATGTTCATATTTTTTAATAAAGGAAATTTAAAAAGTATCTTAGTATTAGAGCTAATATTAGCTTTACTTATCTCTGCTATGACAGCAGCTTTTCAAATAGCTGTTACAGAGCTTTTTCCAACAAGCCATAGGTATAGTGGCATGTCTGCTGCTTATAATTTAGGAAATGCTTTATTTGCTGGAACTACCCCTATGATTTGTATTTGGCTGATTAGTCTAACCAATTCTAGTTATGCTCCTGCCTTTTACTTAGCAATTACATCTATAATCACTCTGGGAGTCATATACAAGATGCCTGAGACGGTTTCTTCTGCAAATTTTTAA
- a CDS encoding lysophospholipid acyltransferase family protein, with protein MKKMLHFLLVVRMHIFKIYAYIVLMFCCILMNTVGVLGASLKVRLFVCWLWSCLYRLGVLIILQIYVKIEGKENIPNTPCIYISKHQSMLETFVFYGLVRKCCFVMKQELLEKPIFGKTNEFAEAIGVDRDKGLSSMKKVIEEGKNRIKNKGLSIIIFPEGTRVPVGEYPKFQRSAMKLAIVTETPIIPVAHNFGLYFGRKKGDFIKPGIARMSFEPAIDPKAYSMSELADKCYDIINTKTKSFGG; from the coding sequence ATGAAAAAAATGCTCCATTTTTTATTAGTAGTACGGATGCATATTTTCAAGATATATGCATATATAGTGCTTATGTTCTGCTGTATTTTGATGAATACAGTTGGCGTGCTAGGGGCCTCTTTAAAGGTTAGGCTTTTTGTATGTTGGTTATGGTCATGCTTGTATAGATTAGGGGTACTTATTATTTTACAAATCTATGTAAAGATTGAAGGTAAAGAAAATATTCCTAATACTCCTTGTATCTATATCTCAAAACACCAATCAATGCTTGAAACTTTTGTCTTTTATGGTTTAGTTAGAAAGTGTTGTTTTGTTATGAAGCAAGAGTTATTAGAAAAACCAATATTTGGTAAAACAAATGAATTTGCTGAGGCTATAGGTGTAGATAGAGATAAAGGTCTCTCTTCTATGAAAAAAGTTATTGAAGAAGGAAAAAACAGGATAAAAAATAAAGGTTTAAGTATAATAATTTTCCCGGAAGGTACTAGGGTTCCTGTAGGTGAATATCCTAAATTTCAGCGTTCAGCCATGAAACTGGCAATAGTAACTGAAACGCCAATAATACCAGTAGCACATAATTTTGGCTTATATTTTGGACGTAAAAAAGGCGATTTTATAAAACCAGGTATCGCTAGAATGTCTTTTGAACCTGCGATAGATCCTAAAGCATACAGTATGTCAGAGTTGGCAGATAAATGTTATGACATTATAAATACTAAAACTAAGTCTTTTGGTGGTTAA
- the fdxA gene encoding ferredoxin FdxA: MPFVVTESCIKCKYGDCVEVCPVDCFYEGPNMLVINPDECIDCALCEPECPVSAIKSSDDLTEKEEQMLDLNKELASLWPNIVEKCQPCEDADNWASVTDKLKYLEK, from the coding sequence ATGCCGTTTGTAGTAACAGAAAGCTGTATAAAATGTAAATATGGCGATTGTGTTGAGGTTTGCCCTGTAGATTGCTTCTATGAAGGACCAAATATGTTGGTTATAAATCCAGATGAGTGTATTGATTGTGCTTTATGTGAACCAGAATGTCCTGTTAGTGCTATCAAATCTAGCGATGATCTTACTGAAAAAGAAGAACAAATGTTAGATTTAAATAAAGAGTTAGCAAGTTTATGGCCAAATATAGTAGAAAAATGTCAACCATGCGAAGATGCTGATAATTGGGCGTCTGTAACAGATAAACTAAAATATTTAGAAAAATAA